The following coding sequences lie in one Myxococcus xanthus genomic window:
- a CDS encoding transcriptional regulator, with translation MRTDSALPEEILETVLRSMDTAAAGRLRSAPEAPRALALALREAASLQCAAPEPLVFARHLGERLSEAEDPVVALERLHARDLALALACAQGTPGAADLFEAQVLRKLHGSLARFHSSPTFVDEVLQALRGNLLMPRPDSPPRLLGYAGVGSLLHWVNISAVRLALRMRKAQGQEARVDAEMLAADPAQGGLELGLVREEARSHVRAAFVQAVASLDDEDRELLRLHFVEHLSLARMGELYGVHKSTLSRRLSGVKALLETRTHEGLTERLSLSQEELDSMMRAVHGRLDVSLSGLLAAKE, from the coding sequence ATGCGTACGGACAGCGCTCTTCCCGAGGAGATTCTCGAGACGGTTCTTCGTTCGATGGACACCGCCGCCGCGGGCCGCTTGCGCTCCGCGCCGGAGGCGCCGCGGGCGCTCGCCCTGGCCCTGCGTGAGGCGGCCTCCCTTCAGTGCGCGGCGCCCGAGCCCCTGGTGTTCGCGCGGCACCTGGGCGAACGGCTCTCCGAGGCGGAGGACCCCGTCGTCGCGCTGGAACGTTTGCACGCAAGGGACCTCGCCCTCGCGCTCGCCTGCGCTCAAGGGACGCCGGGGGCGGCGGACCTCTTCGAAGCGCAGGTCCTGCGCAAGCTGCATGGCTCGCTCGCACGGTTTCATTCCTCGCCCACGTTCGTGGATGAAGTGCTTCAGGCGCTCCGGGGAAATCTGCTGATGCCTCGGCCCGACTCGCCGCCCCGGCTCCTTGGCTATGCGGGCGTGGGTTCGTTGTTGCACTGGGTCAACATCTCCGCGGTGCGCCTCGCGCTCCGGATGCGAAAGGCCCAGGGGCAGGAGGCACGGGTGGACGCGGAGATGCTGGCCGCGGACCCCGCGCAAGGCGGGCTGGAGCTGGGGCTGGTTCGCGAGGAGGCCCGCTCGCACGTGCGCGCCGCCTTCGTCCAGGCGGTGGCCTCCCTGGATGACGAGGACCGGGAGTTGCTGCGTCTCCACTTCGTCGAGCATCTGTCGCTGGCTCGCATGGGGGAACTCTACGGCGTGCACAAGTCCACCCTGTCCCGGCGGCTGTCCGGGGTGAAGGCGCTGCTGGAGACGCGCACGCACGAGGGGCTGACGGAGCGGCTGTCGCTCTCCCAGGAGGAACTGGACAGCATGATGCGGGCCGTTCATGGCCGCCTCGACGTGAGCCTGTCCGGACTCCTGGCGGCGAAGGAATGA